The DNA region GGGGGTGCCATCAATCTCCGAATTTGCATACCGTTTTTGGCTTCCTGTGTTGTGCCTAGTCACACCCTGCCTCAGCCTGATGCCCCAACTGATTACTGCGCTGTACGGCCTCGCCGCCCTCTTTGGAGCAGCGTTTGCCGCCGTAGAGTTGCGGATGCTCATCCGTTTTCTTCGTAACCGTAATGAGATCCGTGCGGGGACAACTTCCCGCGGAAGCGCTTCAACCTCTAGTGACGACCGCAAGGCCCCGCCAGTCACAATCCAGTTGCCTCTGTACAATGAGCGGACGGCCGCGAGTCGAATTATCCGTGCGGCGGCAGACCAGGACTACCCGAGGGATCGCCTCGACATCCAGGTCCTTGACGACTCCACTGATGAAACGACGGCGATCGTGGCAAAGGTCGTTGAAGAGGTGCGCGCGGAAGGGATCCAGATCGAGCACCTGCATCGCGAAGACCGAGTCGGCTACAAGGCCGGAGCACTCGCAGTGGGGCTTCAGCATTCTGAGGCAGACTTCGTCGCCGTGTTCGACGCAGACTTCGCTCCAGAACCGAGATTCCTGGCACGACTCCTCATCGATGACGCCCCGTTCGATGATCCCAAGGTCGCGTTCGTCCAGGCACGCTGGGCATGGGGGGCGGCAGAAACAGAAGGATGGCTGCCATCTGTCCTCGCGCTACTACTCGATCGACACTTCCAGATCCAGAAGCCAGTCAGGGCCTGGATCGGGAACGTCACGACCTTCAATGGCTCGGGTGGAGTTTGGCGCAGAGCGGCGATCGACGATGCCGGCGGATGGGCGGCAGACACCCTGACCGAAGACCTGGACCTGAGCTACCGAACGGCCCTGGCCGGATGGAAGGGACGTTACCGTCACGACGTGAAGGTCTTCAACGAGCTGCCCGGGCACATGCGTGCCCTAAAGCTGCAGCAGAGACGCTGGTCGAAGGGCAACGCTCAGTGCTTCAGAAAACTGACGCGCCAAGTGATGAGCGCCGGAGATGTCGTCGAGGACAAGTTGGACGAGGCCTTCATGCTGGCAGGGTACGCGATCCATCCCCTGCTGCTGGCCTCGTTGCTCCTGTGGCCCTGGGCCGTGATCCATGTGAACCGGGGGCTGTTCTGGGTGCTCCAGGGAATGATGTCACTGGGAATCGTCGCGGCGGTCTTCAGTTTCCTTCTGACGATTCGCGAACGTGAGCCGGAGTGGCGGTCCGGCGCCCTCTTCGAAGTGTTCATGGGCGTATTGGTGGGAATGGGCCTGATGGTGAACAACACCGTGGGACAGGTTCAGGGCTTCCTTTCAAACGGGGGCGAGTTCGTGCGGACCCCAAAGCTGGCAACCGTGAATGAGGACGAATCCCTCAGCGAACTGGGTGCCGATCTTCCTTATTCAAGTCCGCTCCACTGGACCTTCTTCCTCGAGCTGTTGGTCATGGGATATTGCGTCGCCGGCGCAGTATTTCTCGTCCAGCAGGGCCAGGGATTCTGGTCCGTCGCGATGATTTTCTGGGCGCTTTCGCTCGGACTGATGGTTCAGCAACAGGTCGCGACTCGGTCCGCCTGACCGCCGTCTTATGACGCTACAGCCGCGCGGCTACCTGACGATGGCGACCGGCCCCCGGGGCTTCCTCGAGATGGCCGTGGACATGGCTCTCTCTCTTCGAGAGCACACGACGTACCCGATCGGCCTAGCATGTGACGAGGGCCTCGCGGGCACCGTGAGAGACGAGTACGCCGGGGTCTTCGATGCGGTCACCAAGGTCCACCCACGATTTCTCGCGGGTCGAGTTCGGAAGTACGGTGCCGCGGAGGCGAGTCCATTCGAAGAGACGGTCTTCCTGGACGCCGACTGCATCGTCCTGGGATCGCTCGACCATCTGTTCGATCCTCTCCGGGAACACGGCATGGCGATGCTGGGTGAGCAGCTGACTCGCGATGATGACGAGAACCACCATGGGTTCTCCACGCGTCGCCTCATGACGCAGTTCGGACTCGACCGTTACCTGAAAACGAACAGTGGTATCTTCAGCTTCCGTCGCGAGGTGGCCCTCGACGTCATGGAGGATTGTCGTCGGTGTTTCCTAGAGGAAGCTCAGCCCCGACTGAAATGGTCGATCCTACTCGGGCGTTGGCTTGGGGACGAGATTGCGTTTGGGATCGTCGGTGGCCGGCGGGACCTCGGGACGATCCCGCTCCCCCACCCCATATACTGGCCTCCGGAGTTCGAGGGCATCGACCTCGCCGCACCGACAAAGCCACTCCTCCACTTCATCTGGCCGCCGAGGCCAGATCTGCTGGAGCAGCTCCTCACCGACATGCACACGCGACGAGAATCGGCAGGCATCGCAATTGACCGGTCGGAAGAGGTTTGGCGGGCGGAAGTCGTGAAGCTCGAAGCGATGAAACGGCGCCGTGCGTGGGCTGAGCGGTTGGGGTGGTGGTAGGGGACTGGTCCTAGGCCCACGAGTGGATCATACAGCGGGCCGAGCGTTCTTAATCACGCCCCGCGACCCACCACCTCTCGAAAGCATTCGGCATACTGCGCTGCGATCCGTGAAGGGCCGAGGCTCTCCCTGGCAAAGGAACAGATCCCTGGTCGCCGCTCCTTCCAGGCCGAGGCAGCCTCAGCGATTCCAACCAGCGCGTCCGCG from Longimicrobiales bacterium includes:
- a CDS encoding glycosyltransferase, with protein sequence MPQLITALYGLAALFGAAFAAVELRMLIRFLRNRNEIRAGTTSRGSASTSSDDRKAPPVTIQLPLYNERTAASRIIRAAADQDYPRDRLDIQVLDDSTDETTAIVAKVVEEVRAEGIQIEHLHREDRVGYKAGALAVGLQHSEADFVAVFDADFAPEPRFLARLLIDDAPFDDPKVAFVQARWAWGAAETEGWLPSVLALLLDRHFQIQKPVRAWIGNVTTFNGSGGVWRRAAIDDAGGWAADTLTEDLDLSYRTALAGWKGRYRHDVKVFNELPGHMRALKLQQRRWSKGNAQCFRKLTRQVMSAGDVVEDKLDEAFMLAGYAIHPLLLASLLLWPWAVIHVNRGLFWVLQGMMSLGIVAAVFSFLLTIREREPEWRSGALFEVFMGVLVGMGLMVNNTVGQVQGFLSNGGEFVRTPKLATVNEDESLSELGADLPYSSPLHWTFFLELLVMGYCVAGAVFLVQQGQGFWSVAMIFWALSLGLMVQQQVATRSA